One genomic window of Sporosarcina ureae includes the following:
- a CDS encoding amidohydrolase: protein MHADIVFTNGEVITVDKDSSIMKAVAIKDQTIIGIGQNEGVGGFIGENTKVIDLEGKSLLPGFIDPHLHLTIYGTNLLGINCASLETNSLGFLYKEMKKRAEHIAKGEWIRVTAFNENAIKEKRFPTIQELDAISTEHPIVIIRVCNHTSIANSKALELVGFTKESANPVGGEIERDANGELTGKMIENAHMQLFTVADYSADEIERGLKLASQVFVESGITSLHDAGSYGWGPDILKLMKKSIDSGDVKNRVYALIGSLTDSESFIRHMIDEGVVTGDGDEWFKIGPAKLFTDGSSTGPTLATRKPYNSDPTDTGILYYDQDRMNEVLGEAHSKGYQITAHAQGDRAIEMVLNCIEDALEKHPRIDHRHRIEHGGIASIDLQERMKELGVVVIPNPAFMYVNGDAYLEYYGERVDVMYPANDYLEKRIPFAFASDTPVVDHNPLLGIHAAVNRKTVSGQDVGICQRVSVLEAIKASTYMGAYASFDEKQKGSIEVGKLADLVVLDQSILSIDRASIKDLTVELTMIDGEIVYEKQYSKRK, encoded by the coding sequence GTGCATGCAGATATCGTATTTACTAATGGAGAAGTGATTACAGTCGATAAAGATTCTTCTATCATGAAAGCAGTAGCAATAAAAGATCAAACGATCATTGGTATCGGACAGAATGAAGGAGTTGGCGGGTTTATTGGAGAAAATACGAAAGTAATCGACCTGGAAGGAAAATCTCTTCTTCCAGGTTTCATTGATCCACACTTACATTTAACTATTTATGGAACGAACTTGCTCGGTATTAACTGTGCAAGTCTTGAAACCAACTCGTTGGGATTCTTGTATAAGGAGATGAAAAAAAGAGCGGAACATATAGCTAAAGGCGAGTGGATTCGAGTTACAGCCTTTAATGAAAATGCTATCAAGGAAAAACGTTTCCCTACCATTCAAGAGCTTGACGCTATATCTACTGAACATCCGATCGTAATTATTCGAGTTTGTAATCATACATCTATCGCGAATAGCAAAGCATTGGAACTAGTAGGTTTTACAAAGGAGTCCGCAAATCCTGTTGGAGGTGAAATCGAGCGTGATGCAAATGGGGAATTAACAGGGAAAATGATTGAGAATGCACATATGCAACTATTTACTGTAGCTGACTATAGTGCGGATGAAATTGAAAGAGGATTGAAATTAGCATCACAGGTATTTGTGGAATCTGGCATTACCAGTTTGCATGATGCCGGCAGTTATGGATGGGGACCAGATATTTTAAAGCTGATGAAAAAAAGTATAGACTCAGGTGATGTGAAAAATCGCGTGTATGCTCTTATTGGATCATTGACGGATTCCGAGTCATTCATCCGACATATGATCGATGAAGGTGTGGTTACGGGAGATGGTGATGAATGGTTTAAAATTGGACCCGCTAAACTCTTTACGGATGGTAGCAGTACAGGCCCCACTTTAGCCACAAGAAAACCATATAATAGTGACCCGACAGATACAGGCATACTCTATTATGATCAGGATAGAATGAATGAAGTTCTAGGTGAAGCTCACAGCAAAGGATACCAAATCACTGCGCATGCACAAGGTGATCGAGCGATTGAAATGGTGTTGAATTGTATTGAAGATGCGCTAGAGAAACATCCGCGAATAGATCACCGGCATCGTATTGAACATGGTGGAATAGCTAGTATTGATCTACAGGAACGGATGAAGGAGTTAGGAGTTGTAGTGATTCCTAACCCCGCTTTTATGTATGTGAATGGTGATGCCTATCTTGAATATTACGGTGAACGCGTAGATGTGATGTATCCGGCAAATGATTATTTGGAGAAGAGAATTCCCTTTGCATTTGCCTCCGATACGCCTGTGGTAGACCATAATCCACTTCTCGGCATTCATGCGGCAGTGAATAGAAAAACTGTTTCAGGCCAGGATGTAGGAATTTGTCAGAGAGTGAGTGTGCTTGAAGCCATCAAAGCCTCTACCTATATGGGTGCTTATGCGAGTTTTGATGAAAAACAAAAAGGTA